A part of Prevotella melaninogenica genomic DNA contains:
- a CDS encoding class I SAM-dependent methyltransferase, producing MEKVKSLLTEIPETMLTTLWAKAVEADRPNPLLRDEKAKEIIGQIDYDFSKFKKAKFSQLGCCIRAKLIDNEARQFLAQHPDAVVIQLGAGLDARYERLGRPEVTHWFDLDLKEAIDLRRRFLMETERNTYLAESMFDEDWLDKVRAYSKSPVLIILEGVLMYFPEERVRELFRNICDKLPSATILFDMLAFVFVGREKKHDMLQKMDKGVEFKWSLLNTKEMEKWNSRLHVRKEYFMSEYDEGRAPFIFHLLFRIPYFHRRFNQRIVRIEIE from the coding sequence ATGGAAAAAGTTAAATCCTTATTGACGGAGATTCCTGAAACGATGCTTACTACGTTGTGGGCAAAAGCTGTAGAGGCCGATCGCCCTAATCCCTTGCTGCGTGATGAGAAAGCAAAGGAAATCATCGGACAGATTGACTATGATTTTTCTAAGTTTAAGAAAGCCAAGTTCTCACAGTTAGGCTGCTGCATTCGTGCTAAACTGATAGATAATGAGGCACGACAGTTCCTTGCCCAGCATCCCGATGCAGTGGTAATACAGTTGGGAGCAGGGTTGGATGCACGTTACGAGCGGCTGGGAAGACCAGAAGTGACGCACTGGTTCGACCTTGATCTCAAAGAAGCTATTGACTTGCGCCGTCGCTTCCTTATGGAAACGGAACGCAACACTTATTTGGCTGAATCCATGTTTGATGAGGACTGGCTGGACAAAGTGAGAGCGTATAGTAAGTCGCCTGTACTAATTATCCTTGAAGGAGTGCTGATGTATTTCCCTGAGGAAAGAGTGCGAGAACTATTCCGCAATATCTGTGACAAACTCCCCTCAGCTACCATTTTGTTTGATATGCTCGCTTTTGTGTTTGTTGGACGAGAGAAGAAACATGATATGCTGCAGAAGATGGACAAAGGTGTTGAGTTCAAGTGGTCACTACTCAATACAAAGGAGATGGAGAAATGGAACAGTCGATTGCACGTGAGGAAGGAGTATTTTATGAGTGAGTACGATGAAGGGCGAGCCCCGTTCATTTTCCATCTGCTCTTTCGCATTCCTTATTTCCATCGCCGCTTCAATCAGCGTATTGTTAGGATTGAGATAGAATAG
- a CDS encoding malate dehydrogenase has protein sequence MNYLTNEKLVIVGAGGMIGSNMVQTVLTLGLTPNICLYDIYEPGVHGVFDEMEQCAFPGANLSYTVDPAEAFTGAKYIISSGGAPRKEGMTREDLLKGNCKIAADFGENIKKYCPDVKHVVVIFNPADVTALTALIHSGLKPNQLTSLAALDSTRLQQALAHEFGVQQDKVTGAHTYGGHGEQMAVFASKVKIDGKPLAEMGLSAERWEEIKHHTVQGGSNIIKLRGRSSFQSPAYNAVKMIEAAMGGEKFTLPAGCYVNDEKLGFKNVMMAMPTTIDATGVHYAEPTGTPEEMASLQASYEHLCKMRDEIIGLNIIPAVADWKKDNANL, from the coding sequence ATGAATTATTTAACAAACGAGAAACTCGTTATCGTCGGTGCAGGCGGTATGATTGGTTCAAACATGGTTCAGACCGTTCTCACACTCGGTCTTACTCCTAACATCTGTCTTTACGACATCTATGAGCCAGGCGTTCATGGTGTATTCGACGAGATGGAGCAGTGCGCTTTCCCTGGTGCTAACCTCTCTTACACCGTTGACCCAGCAGAGGCATTCACTGGTGCTAAGTACATCATCTCTTCTGGTGGTGCGCCACGTAAGGAGGGTATGACACGTGAGGACTTGTTGAAGGGTAACTGCAAGATTGCAGCTGACTTCGGTGAGAACATCAAGAAGTACTGCCCAGACGTTAAGCACGTTGTTGTTATCTTCAACCCAGCTGACGTTACAGCATTGACAGCTCTTATTCACTCTGGTTTGAAACCAAATCAGCTCACATCACTCGCTGCACTTGACTCTACTCGTTTGCAGCAGGCATTGGCTCACGAGTTTGGCGTACAGCAGGATAAGGTTACTGGTGCACACACATATGGTGGTCACGGTGAGCAGATGGCTGTATTCGCTTCTAAGGTTAAGATTGATGGCAAGCCATTGGCAGAGATGGGTCTTTCTGCAGAGCGTTGGGAAGAGATTAAGCATCACACTGTACAGGGCGGTTCTAACATCATCAAGCTTCGTGGTCGTAGCTCATTCCAGAGCCCAGCTTACAATGCTGTTAAGATGATTGAGGCTGCAATGGGTGGTGAGAAGTTCACTTTGCCAGCAGGTTGCTACGTTAACGATGAGAAGCTCGGCTTCAAGAACGTTATGATGGCTATGCCTACAACAATTGACGCTACTGGTGTTCACTACGCTGAGCCAACAGGTACTCCAGAGGAGATGGCTTCTCTCCAGGCTTCTTACGAGCACCTCTGCAAGATGCGTGACGAAATTATCGGTCTCAACATCATCCCAGCTGTTGCTGATTGGAAGAAGGACAACGCGAATTTGTAA
- a CDS encoding aminopeptidase P family protein has protein sequence MIHTINERVERLRSWMKENGISAFVFPSSDPHNSEYVADHWKSREWISGFSGSAGTAVVTLEHAALWTDSRYFIAAEKELKGTDFQLMKLRVEGTPSISEWLVRELSNYQKAVVGVDGNVNSFAEVSLMERELASKGNITVRTDADPMAELWTDRPVIPDNKVSLHPLEYSGESTSSKISRIRKQLADSGADGLLVTALDEIAWVLNLRGSDVHCNPVFVSYLLISPEKVVLYINNVKLLAEVKDYLTSEQIAVDAYEAVVDGLRSYEGKSLLVDMSSTNYSLATAVTTEKLCEGVSPIASMKAIKNESEQEGFRAAMLRDGVAVVKFLAWLKPAVEAGGQTEISLDERLTALRAEQPKFKGISFDTIVGYEAHGAIVHYEATPETDIPIEPHGLVLIDSGAQYLDGTTDITRTIALGEITEEQQRVYTLVLKGHIQLDMCRFPAGACGSQLDAIARVPMWRKGYNYMHGTGHGVGSYLNVHEGPHQIRMEWRPAPLQAGMTVTNEPGIYLEGKFGVRIENTLLIVPAETTPFGDFLKFETLTLAPIDTTPIVFDMLSEEEREWLNNYHHRVYERLKPYLTAVEQEWLRKATLPI, from the coding sequence ATGATACATACTATTAATGAACGCGTTGAGAGACTTCGCTCATGGATGAAAGAGAATGGAATCTCAGCTTTTGTTTTTCCAAGTAGTGACCCACATAATAGTGAGTATGTAGCTGATCATTGGAAGAGTCGTGAATGGATTTCGGGCTTTAGCGGTTCGGCAGGGACGGCTGTTGTTACGTTAGAGCATGCTGCGTTATGGACCGATTCGCGTTATTTCATAGCAGCTGAAAAGGAACTGAAAGGTACTGATTTCCAGTTGATGAAACTTCGTGTAGAGGGTACTCCTTCTATTTCAGAATGGCTTGTACGTGAACTATCGAACTATCAGAAAGCAGTGGTAGGTGTGGATGGAAATGTAAATTCTTTTGCAGAAGTGTCTTTGATGGAACGTGAGTTGGCATCAAAAGGAAATATTACTGTGCGAACAGATGCTGACCCCATGGCTGAACTCTGGACGGATAGACCTGTGATACCTGATAATAAGGTTTCTCTTCATCCGTTGGAATATTCTGGTGAGTCAACTTCGAGTAAGATAAGTAGGATACGCAAACAGCTTGCTGATAGTGGTGCTGATGGCTTGTTGGTAACGGCACTTGATGAAATTGCATGGGTATTGAACCTGCGTGGTAGTGATGTACATTGTAATCCTGTTTTTGTATCTTATCTGTTGATTTCTCCCGAAAAAGTTGTCTTATATATAAATAATGTAAAGCTGTTAGCTGAGGTTAAAGACTATCTTACTTCAGAACAGATAGCGGTTGATGCTTACGAAGCTGTTGTTGATGGACTTCGTTCTTATGAAGGTAAATCCCTGTTGGTTGATATGTCTTCTACAAACTATTCGTTGGCGACAGCGGTGACAACAGAGAAATTGTGTGAAGGCGTTTCACCGATTGCCAGTATGAAGGCTATAAAGAACGAGTCAGAGCAAGAAGGCTTCCGTGCAGCAATGTTGCGCGATGGTGTTGCGGTGGTAAAGTTTCTTGCATGGTTGAAGCCTGCTGTGGAAGCAGGAGGACAAACTGAAATCTCACTCGATGAGCGTTTGACAGCGTTACGTGCTGAACAACCAAAGTTTAAAGGTATTTCTTTTGACACGATAGTAGGCTATGAGGCACATGGTGCGATTGTTCATTATGAAGCTACACCAGAAACAGATATCCCTATTGAACCGCATGGATTAGTACTCATAGATAGTGGAGCACAGTACTTAGATGGTACGACGGATATCACGCGAACCATTGCCTTGGGCGAAATAACTGAGGAACAGCAACGAGTTTATACGCTGGTGTTAAAAGGACATATTCAACTCGATATGTGCCGTTTCCCTGCAGGTGCGTGTGGTTCACAGCTTGATGCAATAGCACGTGTGCCGATGTGGCGTAAAGGTTATAACTATATGCACGGAACAGGGCATGGGGTAGGGAGTTACTTAAATGTACACGAAGGTCCTCACCAAATACGTATGGAATGGAGACCTGCTCCGTTGCAGGCAGGGATGACCGTTACTAACGAGCCTGGTATTTATTTGGAAGGAAAGTTTGGAGTGCGTATTGAAAACACCTTGCTCATAGTTCCTGCCGAGACAACGCCCTTTGGTGACTTCCTTAAGTTTGAAACACTTACCCTTGCGCCAATTGATACAACTCCGATAGTGTTTGACATGCTGAGTGAAGAGGAACGTGAGTGGCTTAATAACTATCATCATCGTGTTTATGAAAGATTGAAGCCTTATTTAACCGCGGTTGAACAGGAATGGCTTAGAAAGGCAACTCTGCCAATTTAG
- the rpsU gene encoding 30S ribosomal protein S21, with protein sequence MIIVPVKDGENIERALKKFKRKFEKTGVVKELRARQQFDKPSVKKRLKMERAVYVQHLRDAEE encoded by the coding sequence ATGATTATTGTACCAGTAAAGGACGGTGAGAACATCGAGCGCGCGCTCAAGAAGTTCAAGAGAAAGTTTGAGAAGACAGGTGTTGTTAAGGAGCTTCGTGCTCGTCAGCAGTTTGACAAGCCATCTGTTAAGAAGCGCCTGAAGATGGAACGTGCCGTTTACGTACAGCATCTTCGCGACGCAGAAGAGTAA
- a CDS encoding tyrosine recombinase XerC produces the protein MPMVEKFLDYIKFERNYSPMTVINYRRDLIEFERFYKELDCQLSWESVDSDVVRSWMEYMMDRGNSASSVNRRLSALRSFYRFALRRSLVDKDPVHGLQGPKKQKPLPQFLKETEMERLLDSKMWTDSYKDVLERTIIITFYETGIRLSELTGLDDKDIDNVTCEIKVTGKRNKQRIIPFGKELAEVFAQYQEVRNTTAKGDSTAFFQTEKGKRMTNAQVRSLVKKNLTKVSTLKKRSPHVLRHTFATAMLNHEAGLESVKKLLGHESLSTTEIYTHTTFEQLKKVYKNAHPRA, from the coding sequence GTGCCGATGGTAGAGAAGTTCTTAGATTACATTAAGTTTGAAAGGAATTATTCCCCGATGACGGTAATCAACTATCGCAGGGACTTGATAGAGTTTGAGCGATTTTATAAGGAACTTGATTGTCAACTCTCTTGGGAGTCTGTGGACTCTGACGTTGTTAGAAGTTGGATGGAGTATATGATGGACAGAGGCAACTCTGCATCGTCAGTCAATAGAAGGCTCAGTGCGCTGAGGTCTTTTTATCGATTTGCACTTCGTCGTAGTCTTGTTGATAAAGACCCTGTTCATGGTCTGCAAGGTCCAAAAAAGCAAAAGCCACTCCCCCAGTTTCTCAAAGAAACGGAGATGGAAAGGCTGTTGGATTCGAAGATGTGGACAGATAGTTATAAGGATGTACTTGAACGTACAATCATTATAACATTCTACGAGACGGGCATTCGTCTGTCAGAATTGACAGGTCTTGATGATAAAGATATCGACAATGTCACTTGTGAAATCAAAGTAACAGGCAAGAGAAATAAGCAACGAATTATTCCCTTTGGTAAGGAACTCGCTGAAGTGTTTGCACAGTATCAAGAGGTACGTAACACGACAGCAAAAGGTGATTCCACAGCCTTCTTTCAAACAGAGAAGGGCAAAAGGATGACGAATGCACAGGTAAGAAGTTTGGTTAAGAAGAACCTAACGAAAGTGTCAACGCTGAAAAAACGTTCGCCACACGTTCTTCGCCATACATTTGCCACGGCAATGCTCAATCATGAAGCAGGACTGGAAAGTGTAAAAAAACTGCTTGGTCATGAGAGTCTGTCAACGACAGAGATATATACTCATACGACCTTTGAACAGTTGAAGAAAGTCTATAAAAATGCCCACCCGAGGGCTTAA
- the hpf gene encoding ribosome hibernation-promoting factor, HPF/YfiA family → MEIKIQSIHFDTTEKLQAFITKKVEKLEKSYEDIQKVEVQLKVEKPATALNKTTSLSVVVPGNTLFVEKTCDTFEEGIDQCLDAMKVQLTKFKEKQRKH, encoded by the coding sequence ATGGAAATTAAGATTCAGTCGATACACTTCGACACAACCGAGAAGTTACAAGCCTTTATCACCAAAAAGGTAGAAAAATTAGAAAAGTCTTACGAAGACATTCAGAAAGTAGAGGTGCAATTGAAGGTAGAGAAACCTGCTACAGCATTAAATAAAACCACAAGTTTGTCAGTAGTAGTTCCTGGTAATACCTTGTTTGTGGAGAAAACTTGTGATACCTTTGAAGAAGGAATTGATCAATGTTTAGATGCGATGAAGGTTCAGCTCACCAAGTTTAAGGAAAAACAAAGAAAGCATTAA
- the tuf gene encoding elongation factor Tu → MAKEEFVRTKPHVNIGTIGHVDHGKTTLTAAISKVLHEKGFGSEDVKSFDQIDNAPEEKERGITINSAHIEYETAKRHYAHVDCPGHADYVKNMVTGAAQMDGAILVVAATDGPMPQTREHVLLARQVNVPRLVVFLNKCDMVDDEEMLDLVEMEVHEILEQYGYEEDTPIVRGSALGALNGVEKWVNSVMELMDTVDTWIEEPEREIDKPFLMPVEDVFSITGRGTVATGRIETGVCKVGDEVQLLGLGEDKKSVITGVEMFRKNLPTGQAGDNVGLLLRGIDKAEVKRGMVVVHPGAITPHDHFKASIYVLKKEEGGRHTPFGNKYRPQFYLRTMDCTGEIKLPEGVEMVMPGDNVEIEVELIYKVALNEGLRFAIREGGRTVGSGQITALLEDVK, encoded by the coding sequence ATGGCTAAAGAAGAATTCGTGCGCACCAAACCGCATGTAAACATTGGTACTATCGGTCACGTTGACCACGGTAAGACCACTCTTACTGCAGCAATCTCAAAGGTTCTTCACGAGAAGGGCTTCGGTTCAGAGGATGTTAAGTCTTTCGATCAGATTGATAATGCTCCTGAGGAGAAAGAGCGTGGTATTACCATTAACTCTGCACATATTGAGTACGAAACAGCTAAACGTCACTACGCACACGTAGACTGTCCAGGTCACGCCGACTATGTGAAGAACATGGTTACTGGTGCTGCTCAGATGGACGGTGCTATCTTGGTTGTAGCTGCTACTGATGGTCCTATGCCTCAGACTCGTGAGCACGTATTGCTCGCTCGTCAGGTAAACGTACCTCGCTTGGTTGTATTCTTGAACAAGTGTGATATGGTTGACGATGAGGAAATGCTTGACCTCGTTGAGATGGAGGTTCATGAGATTCTCGAGCAGTACGGTTATGAGGAGGATACTCCAATCGTCCGTGGTTCTGCACTCGGTGCTTTGAACGGTGTTGAGAAGTGGGTTAACTCTGTAATGGAACTCATGGATACTGTTGATACTTGGATTGAAGAGCCAGAGCGTGAGATTGACAAGCCTTTCTTGATGCCTGTTGAGGACGTATTCTCAATCACAGGTCGTGGTACTGTTGCTACAGGTCGTATCGAGACTGGTGTTTGTAAGGTAGGTGATGAGGTTCAGTTGCTCGGTCTCGGTGAGGACAAGAAGTCTGTTATCACTGGTGTTGAGATGTTCCGTAAGAACCTTCCAACAGGTCAGGCTGGTGACAACGTAGGTCTTCTCCTCCGTGGTATCGATAAGGCTGAGGTTAAGCGTGGTATGGTAGTCGTACACCCAGGTGCTATCACTCCTCACGATCACTTCAAGGCTTCTATCTATGTATTGAAGAAGGAAGAGGGTGGTCGTCATACTCCATTCGGTAACAAGTATCGTCCACAGTTCTACCTCCGTACAATGGACTGTACAGGTGAAATCAAGCTCCCAGAGGGCGTTGAGATGGTTATGCCAGGTGACAACGTTGAGATTGAGGTTGAATTGATTTACAAGGTTGCTTTGAACGAGGGTCTCCGTTTCGCTATCCGTGAGGGTGGTCGTACAGTAGGTTCAGGTCAGATCACAGCACTCCTTGAGGATGTTAAGTAA
- the secE gene encoding preprotein translocase subunit SecE, protein MFNKIVNYCKACYDELAHKTTWPSRAQLTHSAMVVISASVIIALVVFAMDSVFQRVMEFVYPR, encoded by the coding sequence ATGTTTAATAAGATAGTTAATTATTGCAAGGCTTGCTACGACGAACTTGCGCATAAAACTACATGGCCATCACGCGCCCAGCTAACACATAGTGCAATGGTAGTTATTTCTGCTTCCGTTATCATTGCATTGGTAGTGTTCGCTATGGACTCAGTGTTCCAACGCGTAATGGAATTTGTATATCCAAGATAA
- the nusG gene encoding transcription termination/antitermination protein NusG: MADTEKKWYVLRAVSGKEAKVKEYIDAQLRLNEKLAERVFEVLLPMEKHATVRKDGKRVVKEKLSLPGYVLVQANMSADVASTLRFMPNVLGFLGGMSDPSPVRQADINRLLGNVEGTELDEVQNIPYMVGETVQVTDGPFSGFHGIIEEVNAEKHKLKVMVMIFGRQNPLELSFMQVAKEE, from the coding sequence ATGGCAGATACAGAAAAGAAATGGTATGTTCTTCGTGCTGTCAGTGGCAAAGAGGCAAAGGTAAAAGAATATATCGATGCTCAATTGCGTCTGAACGAAAAACTTGCTGAGCGTGTTTTCGAGGTTTTATTGCCTATGGAAAAACACGCTACTGTGCGTAAAGATGGGAAGCGCGTTGTCAAGGAGAAATTAAGTCTTCCTGGTTATGTGCTTGTCCAAGCCAATATGTCGGCTGACGTAGCTTCTACATTACGCTTCATGCCTAATGTTTTAGGATTCCTCGGAGGTATGTCTGATCCTTCACCTGTCCGCCAAGCAGATATAAATCGTCTGTTGGGTAACGTGGAAGGTACTGAGCTTGATGAAGTTCAGAATATACCATACATGGTAGGTGAAACAGTTCAGGTTACTGATGGTCCTTTCAGCGGTTTCCATGGTATCATTGAAGAGGTGAATGCCGAGAAGCATAAGTTGAAGGTGATGGTGATGATCTTTGGTCGTCAGAATCCATTGGAGCTGAGTTTTATGCAAGTCGCAAAAGAAGAATAG
- the rplK gene encoding 50S ribosomal protein L11, whose product MAKEVAGLIKLQIKGGAANPSPPVGPALGSKGINIMGFCKEFNARTQDKAGKVLPVVITYYNDKSFSFVIKTPPAAVQLMEVAKVKGGSGEPNRKKVGSVTWEQVRAIAEDKMPDLNCFTVESAMKLIAGTARSMGITVKGDFPGK is encoded by the coding sequence ATGGCTAAAGAAGTAGCTGGATTAATCAAATTACAGATTAAAGGTGGCGCTGCAAATCCTTCCCCTCCAGTAGGTCCTGCATTGGGTTCTAAGGGTATTAATATTATGGGGTTCTGCAAGGAGTTCAATGCCCGTACCCAGGACAAGGCTGGTAAAGTTCTTCCAGTCGTAATTACCTACTACAACGATAAGTCTTTTAGCTTTGTCATTAAGACTCCTCCTGCAGCTGTACAGCTTATGGAAGTTGCTAAAGTTAAGGGCGGATCAGGTGAGCCAAACCGCAAGAAGGTTGGATCCGTAACTTGGGAGCAGGTAAGAGCTATCGCAGAAGATAAAATGCCAGACCTCAACTGTTTCACAGTAGAGAGTGCAATGAAGCTTATTGCAGGTACAGCTCGTAGTATGGGTATCACTGTAAAAGGGGACTTCCCTGGTAAATAA
- the rplA gene encoding 50S ribosomal protein L1: protein MSKLTKNQKSVAEKVEAGKAYSLEEASKLVKEITTTKFDASVDVDVRLGVDPRKANQMVRGVVSLPHGTGKVTRVLCLCTPDQEAAAKEAGADYVGLDEYVEKIKGGWTDIDVIITMPSCMGKLGPLGRVLGPRGLMPNPKSGTVTMDVAKAVKDVKQGKIDFKVDKAGIIHTSIGKVSMTAEQIYGNAKEFISTVIKLKPAAAKGTYIKSIFISSTMSKGVKIDPKSVE, encoded by the coding sequence ATGAGTAAACTGACAAAAAATCAGAAATCAGTAGCTGAGAAGGTTGAAGCAGGGAAGGCATATTCATTGGAAGAGGCATCAAAGTTGGTAAAGGAAATTACTACAACAAAGTTTGACGCTTCGGTAGATGTTGATGTACGTCTCGGTGTTGACCCTCGTAAGGCTAACCAGATGGTTCGTGGCGTTGTGTCACTTCCACATGGTACTGGTAAGGTCACACGTGTGCTCTGTCTCTGTACACCTGATCAGGAGGCTGCCGCTAAGGAAGCTGGTGCTGATTACGTTGGTCTCGACGAATACGTTGAAAAGATCAAGGGCGGATGGACTGATATTGATGTTATTATCACTATGCCATCATGCATGGGTAAGTTAGGTCCTTTGGGTCGTGTACTCGGTCCTCGTGGATTGATGCCAAACCCAAAGAGTGGTACTGTGACTATGGATGTTGCTAAGGCAGTAAAGGATGTTAAGCAGGGTAAGATTGACTTTAAGGTTGATAAGGCTGGTATTATCCACACCTCAATCGGTAAGGTTAGTATGACTGCTGAGCAGATTTATGGTAACGCTAAGGAGTTTATCTCTACTGTTATCAAGCTGAAGCCTGCTGCTGCTAAAGGTACATATATCAAGAGTATCTTTATTTCAAGCACAATGAGTAAGGGTGTCAAGATTGATCCTAAATCAGTTGAATAA
- the rplJ gene encoding 50S ribosomal protein L10, with the protein MKKEVKDTIIAELGEKLKNYPHFYLVDVTGLNAEATSSLRRKCFKSEINMVVVKNNLLHKAFEASDVDFEPLYGSLKGNTAVMFTQTANVPAKLLKEYKKEGIPALKAAYAEESLFVGADKLEELSALKSKNELIADVVALLQSPAKNVVSALQSGAGTIHGVLKTLGERPE; encoded by the coding sequence ATGAAGAAAGAAGTAAAAGATACAATTATCGCTGAACTCGGTGAGAAGTTAAAGAACTATCCTCATTTCTATTTGGTTGATGTAACTGGATTGAATGCTGAGGCTACAAGTTCTCTTCGCCGTAAGTGTTTCAAGAGCGAAATCAATATGGTTGTTGTGAAGAATAACCTTCTTCACAAGGCTTTTGAAGCTTCAGATGTAGATTTTGAACCACTGTATGGTTCTTTGAAGGGTAATACAGCAGTTATGTTCACTCAGACTGCTAACGTACCAGCAAAGTTGTTGAAAGAGTATAAGAAGGAAGGTATTCCTGCTCTTAAAGCAGCTTACGCAGAGGAATCTCTGTTCGTTGGTGCTGACAAACTCGAAGAACTTTCAGCTCTCAAGAGCAAGAACGAGCTCATCGCAGATGTTGTGGCATTGCTGCAGTCTCCTGCAAAGAACGTTGTTTCTGCTCTCCAGTCAGGCGCTGGCACCATCCACGGTGTGCTTAAGACTTTAGGCGAGCGTCCTGAGTAA
- the rplL gene encoding 50S ribosomal protein L7/L12 produces MADVKAIAEELVNLTVKEVNELATVLKDEYGIEPAAAAVAVAGPAAAAAGGAAEEKTDFDVVLVDAGANKLKVVKAVKEACGLGLKEAKDLVDGAPSTLKEGMAKAEAENLKAAIEAEGAKVELK; encoded by the coding sequence ATGGCAGACGTAAAAGCTATTGCAGAAGAGTTAGTAAATCTTACTGTTAAGGAAGTAAATGAGTTGGCAACTGTCCTCAAGGACGAGTATGGTATTGAGCCTGCAGCTGCAGCTGTTGCTGTTGCTGGTCCTGCTGCAGCTGCTGCAGGTGGCGCAGCTGAGGAGAAGACAGATTTTGATGTAGTTCTCGTTGACGCTGGTGCTAACAAGCTCAAGGTTGTTAAGGCTGTTAAGGAGGCTTGTGGTCTCGGTTTGAAAGAGGCTAAGGATCTCGTAGACGGTGCACCTTCTACTTTGAAGGAGGGCATGGCTAAGGCTGAGGCAGAGAACTTGAAGGCTGCTATTGAGGCTGAGGGTGCTAAGGTTGAGTTGAAGTAA